In the genome of bacterium, the window GGACCAGTAGACCTCGACGGTCGTCTCATAGTCGAAATCGTCGGGCAGATCATAGAGCACGTTGAATGAACCGTCACCGTTGTCGGTGATGTCGCAGTCCACGGTCACGTCCGTCCCCTCGATAAAGGGCTGTTAAAGCAATGCCCAAGTTTATTATTTCCGCTTGCCGTAAGGGTTTGACGGATTTATAATTAGACCCGTGGGGGTAGAGAAAGATGAAAAAAATGAGCTTTTCCGATTTACGGGCGACGACCGTCCTCTGCGTCCGCCGCGAGGGGAAGGTGGCCCTGGGCGGCGACGGCCAGGTCACCCTGGGCGATACGATATTAAAGGGCAGTGCCAAGAAGGTACGCAAGCTCCTGGACGGCAAGGTCCTGGCCGGTTTCGCCGGCGGCGTGGCCGACGCCATCACCCTCTTCGAGAAATTCGAGGGGATGCTTGAGGATCACCCGATGAGCCTCTCCAAGGCCGCCGTGGAGCTGGCGAAAATCTGGCGCACCGACAAGTACCTGCGCCGCCTGGAGGCGGTCCTCCTGGTGGCCGACACCGAGGAGACCCTTTTGATCTCCGGCTCGGGCGAGGTCATCGCCCCCGACGACGAGGTGGCCGCGGTGGGCTCCGGAGCGGGTTACGCCAGCGCCGCCGCCAAGGCCC includes:
- the hslV gene encoding ATP-dependent protease subunit HslV; the protein is MSFSDLRATTVLCVRREGKVALGGDGQVTLGDTILKGSAKKVRKLLDGKVLAGFAGGVADAITLFEKFEGMLEDHPMSLSKAAVELAKIWRTDKYLRRLEAVLLVADTEETLLISGSGEVIAPDDEVAAVGSGAGYASAAAKALVKHTDLSARAIVEEALSLAGEICIYSNQNITVLELE